The proteins below come from a single Staphylococcus sp. MI 10-1553 genomic window:
- the qoxD gene encoding cytochrome aa3 quinol oxidase subunit IV, with translation MNTIVKHTIGFIASIILTLLAVFVTLYTSLSFQAKVTIIFGFAFIQAFLQLLMFMHLTEGKDGRVQLAKVIFAIIITLITVIGTYWVMQGGHGSHI, from the coding sequence ATGAATACAATTGTAAAACATACAATAGGCTTTATCGCCTCAATCATTTTAACTTTACTCGCTGTTTTCGTGACTCTATATACATCATTGTCATTTCAAGCAAAAGTAACAATTATTTTCGGTTTTGCATTCATCCAAGCGTTTTTACAACTCTTAATGTTCATGCACTTAACTGAAGGTAAAGATGGTCGTGTTCAACTTGCAAAAGTTATCTTCGCGATTATCATTACACTTATTACAGTTATCGGAACATACTGGGTAATGCAAGGTGGTCATGGTTCACATATTTAA